In Cheilinus undulatus linkage group 24, ASM1832078v1, whole genome shotgun sequence, a single window of DNA contains:
- the LOC121506054 gene encoding prolactin receptor-like: protein MLRLLICLIPLVGCSRTVTQDVPYKERHGHDDVAVTTRPHIYYCRSPNMEDFSCWWHPLDNLTDGETAAYVLSYSKDKGPKHECPDYVTSGPNSCHFDSSHTSIWKIYCMNVTAITAHGNYTSPEHCLDVAEIVQTEAPVNLTYVLKDAGGDEMGHNALLSWMYPVPSDLKYGWITLVYELQYRRVTEPDNWKVKHPLREPHVELLGLPVGDYVIRVRCRSHNYGLWSKWSSTLVMSIPARPPAGKLLVRILVSGVGVVALLVIAFGVIPQSKRIKDYFLPPIPKPRIVGIDPLLLKKGNLDEINHHFSNFHSYRPPSYSEEVWDQVSADDVCLTTPRDHYIPTAPTDRERDTLMAQSDLTPGAAHQSFMAPHPTPYVQSVSPYCSSPPEAFAPMMDVPSPWPRPEIVSLPGTEYSIMGHPGLPTSFPTTDLNAAAVPASRSPQDFYTCVQLMNDSGQVHLVPCLPPAYCQESPSFLRVDSEAEEKKKKLADYQALRSVLNRQTEGGEAERSEAADPLLPVTVDNRA from the exons ATGCTCAGGCTGCTGATCTGTCTGATTCCTCTGGTGGGCTGCAGCAGGACGGTCACTCAGGACGTCCCGTATAAAGAGAGACACGGCCACG ATGATGTTGCCGTGACGACGAGGCCTCACATCTATTACTGCCGCTCTCCCAACATGGAGGACTTCAGCTGTTGGTGGCATCCGCTGGACAACCTGACGGACGGAGAGACGGCGGCGTACGTCCTGAGCTACTCCAAAGA TAAAGGACCCAAACACGAGTGTCCGGACTACGTGACCTCAGGCCCCAACAGCTGCCACTTCGACAGCAGCCACACGTCCATATGGAAGATCTACTGCATGAACGTGACGGCCATCACGGCCCACGGGAACTACACCTCCCCGGAGCACTGCCTGGACGTGGCGGAGATCG TTCAAACCGAGGCTCCCGTCAACCTGACCTACGTGCTGAAAGACGCCGGCGGGGACGAGATGGGACACAACGCGCTGCTGTCCTGGATGTACCCGGTCCCCTCGGACCTGAAGTACGGCTGGATCACCCTGGTGTACGAGCTGCAGTACAGACGAGTGACCGAGCCGGACAACTGGAAG gtgaAGCATCCTCTCAGAGAGCCTCACGTCGAGCTGCTCGGCCTCCCGGTCGGAGACTACGTCATCAGAGTCCGCTGCCGCTCGCACAACTACGGCCTGTGGAGCAAATGGAGCTCCACGCTGGTGATGAGCATCCCCGCCAGGCCGCCCGCAG GTAAACTCCTGGTGAGGATCCTGGTCTCTGGAGTCGGGGTCGTGGCTCTGCTGGTGATCGCGTTCGGCGTCATCCCTCAGAGCAAAAG aataaaagactACTTCTTGCCGCCCATCCCAAAGCCGAGGATCGTTGGCATCGACCCGCTGCTCCTGAAG AAGGGGAACCTGGATGAGATCAACCACCACTTCAGTAACTTCCACAGCTACCGACCTCCGAGCTACAGCGAGGAGGTCTGGGACCAGGTGAGCGCCGACGACGTCTGTCTCACCACGCCCAGGGACCACTACATCCCCACCGCCCCCACCGACCGGGAGAGGGACACCCTGATGGCTCAGAGCGACCTGACACCCGGGGCCGCCCACCAGTCGTTCATGGCCCCACACCCGACGCCGTACGTGCAGAGCGTGTCGCCCTACTGCTCCTCCCCTCCTGAAGCCTTCGCCCCCATGATGGACGTCCCGTCCCCCTGGCCCCGACCTGAGATCGTGTCCCTACCGGGGACAGAGTACAGCATCATGGGTCACCCAGGCCTCCCTACCTCTTTCCCCACTACTGACCTGAACGCCGCCGCTGTCCCCGCCAGCCGCTCGCCGCAGGATTTCTACACCTGCGTCCAGCTCATGAACGACAGCGGTCAGGTGCACCTGGTGCCCTGCCTGCCGCCGGCGTACTGCCAGGAGTCGCCGTCCTTCCTGAGGGTCGACTCGGAggcagaggagaagaagaagaagctggcTGACTACCAGGCGCTGAGGAGTGTCTTAAACCGACAGACAGAAGGCGGCGAGGCTGAGAGGAGCGAGGCGGCGGACCCCCTGCTGCCTGTCACGGTGGATAACAGAGCCTGA